In a genomic window of Chryseobacterium sp. G0162:
- a CDS encoding glycerol-3-phosphate dehydrogenase/oxidase yields MKRNEELSTLTHVKEWDFIVIGGGASGLGSALDAVSRGFKTLLLESHDFAKATSSRSTKLVHGGVRYLAQGDVGLVKEALKERGLLAKNAAHIVKNQSFIIPNYTWWGGIYYKIGLSVYDFLAGKLSLGKTKYISKSKTIEKLPTIEQNHLASGVVYQDGQFDDARLAINLTQTIIEKGGSAINYVKVVNLLKDDKDKVIGVVAEDQFSKQQYQIHAKVVINATGVFTNDILNMNNPKHGKLVVPSQGIHLVLDKSFLKSDDAIMIPKTSDGRVLFVVPWHDRALVGTTDTLLENESFEPRALEEEISFVLNTARQYLSKKPTRDDVKSVFAGLRPLAAPKDGSKSTKEVSRSHKVIASDTGLVSIIGGKWTTYRKMAEDTIDKAMQVHNLGNTSSKTEHMSIHGNVKPEQVDRTNHLYVYGSDIPAIKALQEGNPRFSQKIHPDHPFTVAEVVWAVRNEMAETIEDVLARRARLLFLDARAAIDSAHNVARIIAEEKGYSEAWAQQQENEFIELAKGYLLTPYSPKVINLN; encoded by the coding sequence ATGAAACGAAACGAAGAACTCAGTACATTAACCCATGTAAAAGAATGGGACTTTATAGTCATAGGAGGAGGAGCCAGTGGTTTAGGTTCAGCATTAGACGCAGTAAGCAGAGGATTCAAAACTTTATTACTTGAATCTCATGACTTTGCGAAAGCAACTTCCAGCAGAAGTACCAAACTGGTACATGGTGGAGTAAGATATTTAGCACAAGGAGATGTAGGCTTGGTGAAAGAAGCATTAAAGGAAAGAGGCCTGTTGGCCAAAAATGCGGCACACATTGTAAAAAATCAGTCTTTCATTATTCCTAATTATACTTGGTGGGGCGGAATCTATTATAAAATAGGTTTATCCGTTTATGATTTCCTTGCCGGAAAATTAAGTTTGGGTAAAACGAAATACATCAGCAAATCAAAAACCATTGAAAAACTTCCTACTATTGAACAAAATCACTTAGCAAGCGGTGTTGTTTACCAGGATGGACAGTTTGATGACGCAAGACTTGCAATCAACTTAACCCAAACCATTATTGAAAAAGGAGGAAGTGCTATTAACTATGTAAAGGTTGTTAATCTTCTGAAAGATGATAAGGATAAAGTAATAGGTGTAGTTGCAGAAGACCAGTTTTCTAAACAACAATACCAGATTCATGCAAAAGTGGTTATTAATGCTACCGGTGTTTTCACAAATGACATCCTTAATATGAATAATCCAAAACATGGTAAACTGGTAGTACCAAGTCAGGGAATTCACCTGGTTCTGGATAAATCATTCCTGAAAAGTGATGATGCCATCATGATTCCTAAAACTTCTGACGGAAGGGTGCTATTTGTAGTACCTTGGCATGACAGGGCTTTGGTAGGAACAACAGATACTCTTTTGGAAAACGAAAGCTTTGAACCTCGTGCTTTGGAAGAGGAAATTAGTTTTGTTTTAAATACAGCAAGACAGTACCTTTCTAAAAAACCGACCCGTGATGATGTAAAATCTGTTTTTGCCGGGCTTCGTCCTCTTGCCGCTCCAAAAGACGGAAGCAAGAGTACAAAAGAAGTTTCCCGAAGCCATAAGGTTATTGCTTCTGACACAGGATTGGTTTCTATTATTGGCGGAAAGTGGACAACTTACCGTAAAATGGCTGAAGATACTATTGATAAAGCCATGCAGGTACACAATCTAGGCAATACGAGTTCTAAAACAGAACACATGTCTATTCATGGAAACGTAAAACCAGAACAAGTAGACAGAACGAATCATTTATACGTATACGGATCTGACATCCCTGCCATAAAAGCTTTACAGGAAGGTAATCCACGTTTTTCACAAAAAATACACCCGGACCATCCATTCACGGTGGCAGAAGTAGTTTGGGCTGTAAGAAATGAAATGGCTGAAACAATTGAAGATGTACTGGCAAGAAGAGCTCGTTTGTTATTCCTTGATGCAAGAGCAGCTATAGACAGCGCACATAATGTGGCAAGAATTATTGCTGAAGAAAAAGGATATTCTGAAGCATGGGCCCAGCAACAGGAAAATGAATTCATCGAATTGGCAAAAGGATATTTATTAACTCCTTATTCACCTAAAGTTATCAACCTTAATTAA
- the glpK gene encoding glycerol kinase GlpK encodes MNEKLILALDQGTTSSRAILFNHSGEIKYVSQKDFRQIFPTPGWVEHDPNEIWSSQISVAAEIIAKAGISGLEVAAIGITNQRETTIVWDKETGEPIYNAIVWQDRRTSKYCDELKEQGHAETIKEKTGLVLDAYFSATKLKWILDNVDGAREKAEAGKLCFGTVDTWLVWKLTRGKMFITDVSNASRTMLLNIHTLEWDNDLLELFNIPKAILPEVKQSSEVYGETATTLFSTKIPIAGIAGDQQAALFGQMCINPGMVKNTYGTGCFLLMNTGKEAVSSKNNLLTTVAWKINGEVNYALEGSVFVGGAAIQWLRDGLKLIHSSDEVNDLASSVEDNGGVYFVPALTGLGAPHWDQYARGTIVGITRGTTDGHIARATLEGIAFQVYDIVKSMEADSGRASLELRVDGGASASNLLMQIQSDLFGFKITRPKTLETTALGAAYLAGLAVGYWKSIDEIQAQWIVDKDFHPQLEKEKVDAMVHSWNKAVSRAQSWIED; translated from the coding sequence ATGAATGAAAAGTTAATTCTCGCTCTAGATCAGGGAACAACTTCCTCAAGAGCGATTCTATTCAACCATAGCGGAGAAATCAAATATGTATCACAAAAAGATTTCAGACAAATCTTCCCTACTCCAGGCTGGGTAGAGCATGATCCAAACGAAATCTGGTCATCACAGATCTCCGTTGCTGCAGAAATTATTGCCAAAGCAGGCATCTCCGGACTGGAAGTTGCTGCTATTGGAATCACCAACCAGCGTGAAACAACAATAGTTTGGGATAAAGAAACCGGAGAACCTATCTACAATGCGATTGTATGGCAAGACCGAAGAACTTCCAAATATTGTGATGAACTGAAAGAACAAGGTCATGCAGAAACCATTAAGGAAAAAACGGGTCTTGTACTGGATGCCTATTTCTCTGCCACTAAATTAAAATGGATCCTTGATAATGTTGACGGAGCAAGAGAAAAGGCAGAAGCCGGAAAATTATGCTTCGGAACAGTTGATACCTGGTTGGTATGGAAACTAACCCGTGGGAAAATGTTCATCACTGATGTTTCTAACGCCAGCAGAACCATGCTTTTGAATATTCATACATTGGAATGGGATAATGATCTGCTGGAGCTATTCAACATTCCTAAAGCCATTCTTCCTGAGGTAAAACAAAGCAGTGAAGTATATGGTGAGACAGCTACTACTCTATTCTCTACCAAAATTCCTATTGCGGGAATTGCAGGAGATCAGCAAGCGGCTTTATTTGGCCAAATGTGTATCAATCCGGGGATGGTAAAAAACACTTACGGAACAGGTTGTTTCTTATTAATGAACACAGGAAAAGAAGCTGTTTCTTCAAAAAATAATCTTTTAACAACGGTTGCCTGGAAAATCAATGGAGAAGTGAATTATGCATTAGAAGGAAGTGTATTTGTAGGCGGTGCAGCAATTCAATGGCTGAGAGACGGTCTTAAGCTCATCCATTCTTCTGATGAAGTAAATGATTTGGCCTCTTCTGTTGAAGATAATGGTGGTGTTTACTTTGTTCCTGCCCTTACAGGGTTGGGAGCACCTCATTGGGATCAGTATGCACGTGGGACTATTGTAGGAATTACCCGTGGTACAACTGACGGGCATATTGCCAGAGCAACTTTAGAGGGAATTGCATTCCAGGTCTATGACATTGTAAAATCTATGGAAGCAGATTCCGGAAGAGCAAGTCTTGAACTGAGAGTAGATGGCGGAGCTTCGGCAAGCAATCTATTGATGCAAATACAATCTGACCTTTTCGGATTTAAAATTACAAGACCAAAAACATTAGAGACAACAGCATTAGGTGCGGCTTATTTAGCAGGTCTTGCTGTAGGATACTGGAAAAGTATTGATGAGATACAGGCTCAATGGATTGTAGATAAAGATTTCCATCCTCAATTGGAAAAGGAAAAAGTAGATGCTATGGTTCATTCCTGGAACAAAGCCGTATCCCGTGCTCAAAGCTGGATTGAAGATTAA
- a CDS encoding MIP/aquaporin family protein: MTPFIAEVIGTMLLILLGNGVVANVVLKDTKGNNSGWIVITTAWALAVFVGVTVAGPVSGAHLNPAVTIGLAAAGKFAWDLVPSYIAAQMIGGMLGAFLVWLFHKDHFAITEDEGAKLACFSTGPAIRKVSSNLISEIIGTFVLVFVIFHFSDPSINLQADPNAKVGLGSIGAIPVTFLVWVIGLSLGGTTGYAINPARDLAPRIMHAILPVKGSSDWGYAWIPVIGPITGAVIAALLFMVLK, encoded by the coding sequence ATGACTCCATTTATCGCAGAAGTGATCGGGACGATGCTTCTAATTTTGTTAGGCAACGGTGTTGTAGCCAATGTTGTCTTGAAGGATACCAAAGGGAATAATTCCGGATGGATTGTTATTACTACTGCCTGGGCATTAGCCGTTTTTGTAGGGGTAACTGTTGCAGGGCCTGTAAGTGGTGCCCATCTGAATCCGGCTGTTACAATTGGTTTGGCTGCTGCGGGAAAGTTTGCCTGGGATCTGGTTCCGTCTTATATCGCGGCTCAGATGATTGGAGGAATGTTGGGAGCCTTTTTGGTTTGGCTGTTCCATAAAGACCATTTTGCTATTACAGAGGATGAAGGAGCAAAACTAGCTTGTTTCAGCACCGGACCGGCGATCAGAAAAGTTTCATCTAATCTTATCAGTGAGATCATCGGAACCTTTGTATTGGTATTTGTCATTTTCCACTTTTCGGACCCAAGCATTAATTTACAGGCTGATCCTAATGCAAAAGTAGGATTAGGTTCTATAGGAGCTATTCCTGTAACCTTCCTGGTATGGGTAATAGGACTTTCTTTAGGAGGAACTACCGGATACGCCATTAACCCTGCAAGAGATCTTGCTCCGAGAATAATGCATGCTATTCTTCCGGTAAAAGGAAGCAGTGATTGGGGCTACGCATGGATTCCTGTAATAGGGCCAATTACTGGAGCTGTCATTGCGGCATTATTATTCATGGTATTAAAATAA